In a genomic window of Drosophila takahashii strain IR98-3 E-12201 chromosome 3L, DtakHiC1v2, whole genome shotgun sequence:
- the LOC108058849 gene encoding seminase, giving the protein MQRLLACCLLAATLSRIDVLAQNQNQNQNLNLNETIDLEKLSKLVLPPKFQTRVVGGRVTTNEKLGGYLIAMRYENEFICGGALIHDLIVLTAAHCFLGRMKLNEWLAVGATSRLFDKGIQRQVKEIIKSAQFREVDMNMDVAVVRLKKPMKGKGIGKLSLCSTHLKPGLELVVSGWGMTDSRGTRPHKLLRTVTVPILDKRTCRASYSPAVNITDSMFCAGVLGKKDACTFDSGGPLVYKKQICGIVSFGIGCASRRYSGVYTDIMYVKPFIEKSIKELLGKG; this is encoded by the exons ATGCAACGCCTGCTGGCTTGCTGCTTGCTGGCCGCCACTCTATCAAGGATCGATGTCCTTGCCCAGAATcagaaccagaaccagaaccTCAACCTAAACGAAACCATCGATCTGGAAAAGTTATCCAAATTAGTGCTGCCCCCAAAATTCCAAACTCGTGTCGTCGGCGGTCGGGTCACAACAAATGAAAAGTTGGGCGGCTATCTAATTGCCATGCGCTACGAAAATGAGTTCATTTGCGGTGGCGCTCTGATCCATGACCTCATCGTCCTGACGGCTGCCCATTGCTTTTTGGGCCGGATGAAGCTAAACGAATGGCTGGCGGTCGGCGCTACTTCGAGGTTGTTTGACAAAGGTATTCAACGCCAGGTTAAGGAAATCATCAAGTCCGCCCAGTTTCGGGAAGTTGACATGAACATGGATGTGGCCGTGGTGCGACTCAAGAAACCCATGAAGGGCAAAGGTATCGGAAAGCTGTCCCTGTGCTCCACACACCTCAAGCCGGGCCTTGAATTAGTCGTCTCTGGCTGGGGAATGACGGATTCCAGGGGCACTCGGCCGCATAAACTATTGCGAACGGTTACAGTGCCAATTCTAGACAAGAGAACATGTCGTGCATCGTATTCGCCAGCGG TTAATATAACAGACAGCATGTTTTGTGCAGGAGTGCTGGGGAAAAAAGATGCCTGCACGTTCGACTCCGGCGGTCCGTTGgtttacaaaaaacaaatctgTGGGATCGTCTCCTTTGGAATCGGTTGTGCCAGCAGACGTTATTCCGGCGTCTACACCGACATTATGTACGTAAAACCCTTTATCGAGAAGAGCATTAAAGAGTTACTAGGAAagggttaa